From a region of the Streptomyces sp. NBC_01454 genome:
- a CDS encoding helix-turn-helix domain-containing protein produces the protein MHEPTDEAQEAWLSPTKIRATWGGTGSVEDASRAFGLSRAKGYDLVRRGEFPCRVLRMGRRTRVVTASLLRVLESGEPEYNTSPAGLCAPP, from the coding sequence ATGCACGAACCCACTGACGAGGCTCAGGAAGCCTGGCTTAGCCCTACCAAGATCCGCGCGACCTGGGGCGGAACAGGCAGCGTGGAGGACGCCTCCCGCGCATTCGGGCTCTCGCGAGCCAAAGGCTACGACCTGGTTCGACGCGGGGAGTTTCCCTGTCGAGTCCTGCGCATGGGCCGCAGAACGCGCGTCGTCACTGCATCCTTGCTACGCGTACTCGAAAGCGGAGAGCCTGAGTACAACACTTCCCCCGCCGGCCTGTGCGCACCGCCGTAA